Below is a window of Acomys russatus unplaced genomic scaffold, mAcoRus1.1, whole genome shotgun sequence DNA.
tgtggtgtggtgtggtgtgtggtgtgtgtgttgtgtgtgtgtgtgtggttgtgtgtggtgtgtgtgtggtgtgttgtgtgtgtgtgtgtggtggtgtgtgtgtggtgtgtgtgtggtgtgtggtggtgtggtgtgtgggtgctgtgtgtgttgttgtgtgtgtggtgtgtgctgtgcgtgtgtgtgtggtggtgttgtgtgggctgttgtgtgtgtgtgttggtgtgtgtcgtggtggtgtgtgtggtgtgtgtgtgtggtgtggtgtggtgtgtgtgtggttgtggtgtgtgtgtgtggtgtgtgtgtggtgtggtgtgttgtgtgtgctgtggtgtgttgtggtgtgtgtgtggtggtgtgtgtgtgtgtggtgtgtgtgtggtgtgtgtgtggtgtgtgtggtgtgtgtgtgtgtgtgtgtgtgtgtgtggtgtggtgtgtggtgtgtggtgtgtgtgtggtgtgtgtgtggtgtgtgtgtgggtgtgtcgtggtgtgtggttgtgtgtgtggtgtgtgttgtgtgtggtgtgtggtgtgtggtggtgttgtgtgtggtgtgtgtgttgtgtggtttgtgtgtgtgtggttgtgtggtgtgtggtgggtgtgtgtgtgtggtgtgtgtgtggtgtgtgtgtgtgtggtgttgtgtgtggtgtgtgtgtggtgtttgtgtggtgtgtgtgtgtgtgtgtgtgtgtggttgtgtgtggtggtgtttgtgtgtggtgtgggtgtgtggtgtgtgtggtgtgttgtggtgtgtggtgtgtgtgtgtgtgtgtgtgtgtggcgtggggtgtgtgtggtgtggggtgtgtgtgtgtgtgttgtgtggtgtgtggtgtgtggtgtgtggtgtgtgtgtgtgtgtgtgtgtggttgttggtgtgtgtggtgtgttggtgtgtgtgtgttgtgtggtgtggtgtgtgggtgtgtgtggggtgtgtgtgtggtgtgtgtgggtgtggtgtggtggtgtgtgtggtgtgtggtgctgtgtgtgtgtgtgtgtgtggtgtgtgttgtggtgtgtgtggtgtgtgtgtggtgtgtgtggtgtgtgtgtgtgtggtgtgtggtgctgTTGTGCTgtggatgtgtggtgtgtggtgttgtgtgtggtgtggtgtgtgtgtggtgtgtgtgtgtgtgtgtggtgtgtgtgtgtgtgtgtggtggtggtgtgtgtgtggtgtgtgtgtgtggtgtgtgtggtgtggtgtgtgtggtgtgtggtgtgtgtggtgtgtggtgtgtggtgtggtgtgtggtgtgtggtgtgtggtgtgtggtgtggtgtgtgtggtgtgtggtgtgtgtgtgtacgtgtgtgttctATGAGTACACATGTATGGCACGGGGAGTACACATGAGTGTGCGCGCGGCAAGCAGAGCGGGGCTGGCACAGGCCTGGATACCACAGCGTGAATCCTGGAGACGCGTTTGTTGAAAATGAATGACTTGTAATTAGAGTGTGTTTATTGACTTGTTATCCTTGCTACATGTCAGGGACTGTGCTAAACATGTTACACGTCATGTATGAACTGGCTCAGTCTTCACAGCTGTAACACATTGTCATGGAAATAAGAAATATAACAAGAGGTTCAGCAGCTGACCCACCTACAGCAGTAGAACTGGAGCCTGGCCTTGGGCTTTGAGCCAAAGTTCAGTGCTTTTCAGCCAGCATGGGAGGGCAGAGAACGCCAGTAAAGcgcaccacacacaaacacacacacacacaccacatagaacacacacaaaatacatatataccatatatacacacacatacaccccaaacacatacaacacacacacacacacacacacacacacacacacacacacacactttctaaaCTCCCACTAAGTCTCTTTCCTCCCCATGAACGGCAGGTGCGCTTCCTGGAGCAGCAGAACAAGCTGCTGGAGACCAAGTGGCACTTCTACCAGAACCAGCGCTGCTGCGAGAGCAACCTGGAGCCGCTGTTTGGAGGCTACATCGAGGCGCTGAAGAGAGAGGCTGAGTGTGTGGAGGCCGACAGCGGGAGGCTGGCTGCAGAGCTCAACCATGTGCAGGAGACCATGGAGGGCTACAAGAAGAGGTGAGTGCGCGTGCCTACCggacactggggtggggggtgttctGCTGCTCTAGGATTCCCAGGGGACTTCCTGGTCCTTGGAGAGTTCCATGCAGAGGAAGTGAGGAGAGGAGTCTTCATGGGCTCCCACCTTTGTCTTCCCCCTTCCTGTGATGGGCTGAGGGCTCTCCCCGCCAGCACAGTGCTCTTTGAGTCTCGGATGCCAGAATGATTTTTAGACTTGGAGGGAAATGTGCTATCAGGAACCCATCCCAAAGGCAAAGGGCTTGGGAATACAAGCCAGGCTGAGGCAAGACCCAGTCAGGAACAACAGTACAAACAGATCACACAAAGACAATGTCACACTGCAGGGGGAAAGGTTTAATCCTCTTCTGACCCCCTGGAAGAACCGGGCTAGGAGCTGAGGTGGGATTCCAGGTGTGGGCTCTGAGCTCcagtcctccctctcctccatccagGTATGAAGAGGAGGTGGCTCTGAGGGCCACGGCAGAGAACGAGTTTGTGGTTCTAAAGAAGGTAAGCGGCCACTTacagggcaggaagggagggtaggCGCCACCTCTGTGACCTCCAGGCACAGGCCCCATGGTGGCCAGACCACCCATCCCTGGGCCTTTCCACACGCgctgccctcctctctgtctccccctcctcaGGATGTGGACTGTGCCTACTTACGTAAAGCGGACCTGGAGGCCAACGTGGAGGCCCTGGTGGAGGAGTCCAGCTTCCTCAAGCGCCTCTATGAAGAGGTAGGGACGCACACCCACATGCTGGCACGGCTCGTGGAaaggagacacagagatgggGGTTGGGGTGCCTGGGCCCTGTCTCTGTGAGCGCTCAGCAACATGTCACATGGCTATGACTATGACCTGCATCCATGCGAAAGGGTATAGAGTGTCGGGTGTGCATATCTCTTGTGCATCTgggttcacgtgtgtgtgtgtgtgtgtgcgcgcgcgcgcgcgcgcaagcaCGGGCACATATACATGTTTCTGTGCCTGTGCATAACTCTACATGTTGGACTGTGTTTGCATGCGAGTCTATAGATGGATATGCAGATGTGTGGGGATGACATGTACAGAGGGCCACAGTGGACTCCTTACTGTTTGGCATTCAAACCCAGTCCCTTGGGCTGAGTCTGCAGGCCAGGCCTTTCCCACGGTACTCCCATTCTCAGTTCGGAGGCTGACCCCAGGTGATGTTCAGGGCTTCCGGCTTTGCTGTTCGGTATTGCCTGTGAGCGTAGGGGCAGGGGTCACTGATCTTCCTCCCGAGCACTACCAGACAACCAACACTGCCTCACCAGGCCTGGAAAAGGCACCAAGCATGATGCCCTTGCTGTCGTCTCCGCAGGAGACCCGCGTCCTCCACTCCCACATCTCAGACACCTCCGTCATCGTCAAGATGGACAACAGCCGGGACCTGAACATGGACTGCGTCGTGGCTGAGATCAAGGCTCAGTATGATGACGTTGCCAGCCGCAGCCGGGCAGAGGCCGAGTCCTGGTACCGCACCAAGGTGGGTGCCTCCTCAGTGTGGTGTGGGAGCCATGCATGGTGTCTGTCGGAAGAGGGAACGGCTGACGGTCTCAGGCTGGGGCAGCCAGCCACAGCTGCTACGCGGAGGGGTCGCGCACGCTCACACTCATTGGTGTTATGCTGGAGGGGGGGGGTCATCCCACTGTGCTTCACAAGCCTCTGTCACCCATCTCCAACCTCCAGTGCGAGGAGATGAAGGCCACGGTGATCCGGCACGGGGAGACCCTGCGCCGCACCAGGGAAGAGATGAACGAGCTGAACCGCATGGTCCAGAGGCTGACGGCCGAGATAGAGAACGCCAAGTGCCAGGTGGGTCATCGAGCGGATTCAGATAAGCACTGAGCAGGGGCAGGCAGTGTCACCAGGCCCTTTGCCCACTATGGTGAAGTGGCATGACTCAAATTAATCATGAGAGGAAGTGGAGACCTAGAGGGAAGGCAGGGCTTCCCAGGTATCCTAACAGCGCTTGTGCTGGGTGAGCCAGACTGCCGACTTTCAACAGAGATGTAGCCCCTTCCTCAGCCATTGCCCACCAGGAAAGCAAGATGCTTAACCCGCCCTCTCTGCCCCCAACCCCCTCCTCAGGTCGCCAGCACATCCAACTACCCACCATGGACCTTATCCATGGCTCTCAGTACCCTTGCTCTGTAACAGACGGAGGAGGCCAGCTGTGCCCCCATGTTACCCTTGTCTTCTTCTAATAAGatgtcccctctcccccccaacAGCGTGCCAAGCTGGAGGCCGCCGTGGCTGAAGCAGAGCAGCAGGGCGAGGCCGCCCTGGCTGATGCCCGCTGCAAGCTGGCTGAGCTGGAGGCTGCCCTGCAGAAGGCTAAGCAGGACATGGCCTGCCTGCTCAAGGAGTACCAGGAGGTGATGAACTCCAAGCTGGGGCTGGACATCGAGATCGCCACCTACAGGCGCCTGCTGGAGGGCGAGGAGCACAGGTGAGCTGAGAACCTTGGGGGATTCCACTGAGGGACAACGCTGTCTTGAACACGCAAGCTGGCCAGGGCCTGTCAGTCCTTGGATGGAACAGGGAGACCCTGGTCCTCACAGTGAACTGTCTTGGGCACGAGTGTGACGCACAGCTCTGACACACTCTACACCAGGCCAGGTTTCAGTAACAATGGTTACCTATCACATAAATGTTCTATGTCAAGTACCCCTTTATAACCCGCCATCCTAACAGGTAAGTACCAGTGTTCCTATCAAAAGACAGAGGTCAATTGCCTCAATGTTCAGAGCCTTTCCCATGGCCACAAAGTCACTACGCTGGGGGCTGGGACCCAATACTCGGTCCTGGGCTTCTAAAGCCCCTTTGTAGCTTCC
It encodes the following:
- the LOC127186615 gene encoding keratin, type II cuticular Hb5, which codes for MSCRSYRVSPGCGVTRNFSSCSAVAPKTGNRCCISAAPFRGASCYRGLTGFSSRSLCNPSPCGPRMAVGGFRAGSCGRSFGYRSGGVCGPSPPCITTVSVNESLLTPLNLEIDPNAQCVKHEEKEQIKCLNSRFAAFIDKVRFLEQQNKLLETKWHFYQNQRCCESNLEPLFGGYIEALKREAECVEADSGRLAAELNHVQETMEGYKKRYEEEVALRATAENEFVVLKKDVDCAYLRKADLEANVEALVEESSFLKRLYEEETRVLHSHISDTSVIVKMDNSRDLNMDCVVAEIKAQYDDVASRSRAEAESWYRTKCEEMKATVIRHGETLRRTREEMNELNRMVQRLTAEIENAKCQRAKLEAAVAEAEQQGEAALADARCKLAELEAALQKAKQDMACLLKEYQEVMNSKLGLDIEIATYRRLLEGEEHRLCEGVGSVNVCVSSSRGGVTCGGLTYGTTPGRQIASGPSVTGGSISVMAPDSCSPCQPRASSFSCGSSRSVRFA